In Deltaproteobacteria bacterium, the sequence AAAACTTTACCCGGGTAACGCTTTATAATTCTCTTGCCTTTATCCTTGGTTTTACGATCATCTTTGTCGCCCTTGGGGCATCTTCATCTTATATCGGTTCCATTCTTCGGGATTACCAGGAACTGATCATGAGAATTGGAGGTTTGCTCGTCATATTTTTCGGCCTTTTTATCATGGGTTTTATAAAATTTGACTTTATCAACAGGGAAAAGAAGTTTCATCTTCAGGAAAAACCGGCCGGATATCTTGGCTCTGTTTTTGTCGGTATTGTATTTGCCGCCGGCTGGACGCCCTGTATCGGTCCCATGCTTGGCTCTATTCTCTCTCTCGCCACATCGGAAGGCTCCGTTCTCTTCGGTATCCAGCTCCTTTTTGTCTATTCAATCGGTCTGGGGCTTCCTTTTCTGATAACTTCGCTGGCGCTGAACACCTTCCTTCATCATCTTCCGAAAGTGACGAGGCATATGAAGGTAGTTACCACCCTGAGCGGTCTCATCCTCATCTGTGTTGGATTGCTCCTCGTAACGGACAGGTTTACCGAACTGACCAA encodes:
- a CDS encoding cytochrome c biogenesis protein CcdA, with product NFTRVTLYNSLAFILGFTIIFVALGASSSYIGSILRDYQELIMRIGGLLVIFFGLFIMGFIKFDFINREKKFHLQEKPAGYLGSVFVGIVFAAGWTPCIGPMLGSILSLATSEGSVLFGIQLLFVYSIGLGLPFLITSLALNTFLHHLPKVTRHMKVVTTLSGLILICVGLLLVTDRFTELTNFFQSIGLGWDIDISKL